A window from Plodia interpunctella isolate USDA-ARS_2022_Savannah chromosome 2, ilPloInte3.2, whole genome shotgun sequence encodes these proteins:
- the LOC128674998 gene encoding uncharacterized protein LOC128674998 produces MSPSRRCYFCGISTIHYGPRRRSRAPVRSYQLNDDFLLEHPSVMEYAGHMIEEPQITAEKKICRPCLQRADRFVIRQRRERMQEERNEAAQQAATDVVVEPSSSSSSRGIINDPLDVIGVPEEVIVPEVQDAHTQTSTPVFPVHDFKRVPYNSIFCIASGCNNQNDLHRIPLAFRIDCLYKQNIYISFGNRACSEHLMSTIWNNLEENSRSTKETFNSRQMSAMLKLLQKKDTQYLNFERLESLDDYVLHFYAGYTKDNFLNILEQTPSITQTFKKPKTALATVLCKLHTGDSNERLSSIFRMTSQQFGTIMKKVRHCLCSEFVPKNLGFDHIYGPNRASSYRNELLERILRISNVLFSNSRNPVITICDGTYFYIQKSSNYAFQRESYSIHKYRNLLKVFLIVSPDGYIIETFGPYEAKKSDASIMEELISERDDNPFHWFFEAGDIFILDRGFRDVIKNLEEAGYEAYMPLTKDDDERQLTTRQANESRKVTLCRWVVESVNGRIKNQFRQLRSQYVNIAAPHLHEEVRIACALINAYGVRLTDNALVNEIINEIYLKYDAPNLLSELVIHENLNMRLSRL; encoded by the exons ATGTCCCCTTCAAGACGTTGTTATTTTTGTGGAATAAGTACTATTCACTATGGACCAAGACGTAGATCTCGTGCACCTGTACGGTCTTACCAACTGAACGACGACTTCTTATTGGAGCATCCCTCCGTTATGGAATATGCTGGCCATATGATTGAGGAGCCGCAG atAACGGCTGAGAAAAAGATATGTAGGCCTTGTTTACAACGTGCCGATCGCTTTGTTATTAGACAAAGGAGAGAACGTATGCAAGAGGAACGCAATGAAGCAGCACAACAAGCAGCGACCGACGTGGTAGTTGAACCTTCTAGTAGCAGCTCGTCACGTGGTATAATTAACGATCCATTGGATGTGATTGGTGTGCCTGAAGAAGTAATTGTTCCCGAAGTACAAGATGCACACACACAAACAAGTACTCCTGTATTTCCTGTTCATGATTTTAAGCGAGTACCATATAATTCCATCTTCTGTATAGCAAGTGGCTGTAATAATCAAAATGATCTTCATAGGATCCCGTTGGCATTCAGAATAGATTGtttgtataaacaaaatatttacatttctttCGGAAATCGTGCTTGTAGTGAGCATTTAATGAGCACCATATGGAACAACCTGGAAGAAAATAGTCGTTCTACAAAGGAAACTTTTAACAGTAGACAAATGTCCGCTATGTTAAAGCTATTGCAGAAAAAGGATACGCAgtatttgaatttcgaaagACTCGAATCCCTTGATGATTATGTGTTACATTTTTACGCCGGTTATACGAAAGATAATTTCCTAAATATACTCGAGCAAACACCATCTATAACACAAACCTTTAAAAAACCAAAAACAGCATTGGCTACCGTATTGTGCAAATTACATACCGGTGACTCTAATGAAAGACTGTCGAGTATTTTTCGTATGACTTCGCAGCAGTTTGgaacaataatgaaaaaagtaCGGCACTGTCTGTGTTCGGAATTCGTTCCTAAAAACCTAGGGTTCGATCACATTTATGGGCCAAATCGCGCTAGCTCTTACAGAAACGAGCTTTTAGAGAGAATTTTACGAATTtcaaatgtgttattttcaaattctcGAAACCCAGTCATAACAATTTGCGATGGAACGTACTTTTATATCCAAAAAAGCTCAAATTACGCATTTCAACGAGAAAGTTACAGTATACATAAGTATcgcaatttattaaaagtatttttaattgtgagCCCAGACGGCTACATAATTGAAACATTTGGTCCATACGAAGCAAAAAAATCAGATGCTTCTATTATGGAAGAACTAATCAGTGAACGGGATGATAACCCATTTCATTGGTTTTTTGAAGCAGgtgacatttttattctaGACCGAGGATTTCGGgacgtaataaaaaatctagagGAAGCTGGATACGAAGCATACATGCCTTTGACCAAAGATGATGACGAGCGTCAGTTAACTACTCGACAGGCTAATGAGTCACGTAAAGTTACACTGTGCCGTTGGGTAGTTGAATCAGTCAATGGAcgaattaaaaatcaatttagacAGTTGAGGTCACAGTATGTAAATATAGCAGCTCCACACTTGCACGAAGAGGTCAGAATAGCATGCGCCTTAATAAATGCCTATGGGGTGCGATTGACAGACAATGCCcttgttaatgaaataataaatgaaatatatttaaaatatgatgcaCCCAACCTCTTAAGTGAGTTGGTAATACACGAGAATTTAAACATGCGTCTTTCCAGGCTATAG
- the LOC128675017 gene encoding uncharacterized protein LOC128675017: protein MSNQRAPKPDPRRTQINSNANVKWKSDICINATNKGSYTIFKSSTGTNITDAKNRQKEYYKRYEHDELPVKDNNVSKGKSSILKITDNTNKSITNSDLDRLEQKLYKNLSQDLQIEHASATSLESNIKFFKSTIQEIFNTFQSNLRDYDVYKQKLNEILSRTQEESISDMENFIKDMIQNIISCESSFQSLVTNDNMVQVDNQVEVQDCETSTMQDDASKTDTLDSLKTFDTSYDESVQLIVEAYKNDNYLTDSTFNENNSKKNHTIDNRVNVYLLSTTPCIIKMNDRSLLSEINIKKNSEGASSYVASTENIKKLAAKKIEIEQYELQPQNISDREIPVKVSFAKKNLCGSDDRVEQDKEVEDCSKSFISKICNFLCKKLRRNSLT from the exons ATGA GTAATCAACGCGCCCCGAAGCCAGACCCGCGGCGAACTCAAATCAACTCCAACGCAAACGTTAAATGGAAATCAGATATCTGTATAAATGCCACCAACAAAGGTTCATACACAATTTTCAAGTCATCTACTGGTACAAATATTACCGATGCGAAAAACAGGCAAAAAGAATATTACAAACGATACGAGCATGACGAACTTCCAGTAAAAGACAATAACGTATCGAAAGGGAAGTCGTCGATTTTGAAAATCACtgataatacaaacaaatcaaTCACTAACTCCGATTTGGACAGGCTAGAACAAAAGCTATATAAGAATCTATCGCAAGACCTCCAAATAGAGCACGCCTCCGCGACCAGTCTCGAGTCCAACATCAAGTTCTTCAAATCGACGATACAAGAAATTTTCAACACTTTTCAATCCAATTTGCGAGATTATGacgtttacaaacaaaaacttaacGAAATCCTATCTAGAACTCAGGAGGAATCCATATCCGACATGGAGAATTTTATCAAAGATATGATACAGAACATAATATCGTGCGAATCTTCTTTTCAGTCTTTGGTAACCAACGACAATATGGttcaagttgataatcaagtTGAAGTGCAAGACTGTGAAACCAGCACGATGCAAGACGACGCGTCCAAAACCGATACATTAGATTCGCTCAAAACATTCGACACGAGCTACGATGAAAGTGTACAGTTAATAGTAGAAgcttataaaaatgacaactATCTTACTGATTCCACTTTTAACGAAAATAACTCAAAAAAGAACCACACAATCGATAATCGAGTTAACGTATATTTGTTGAGTACCACACCTTGCATTATAAAGATGAACGATCGCAGTCTGTTGTCtgaaatcaatattaaaaagaactCAGAAGGTGCATCGTCGTATGTAGCTTCGACGGAGAATATCAAGAAATTGGCCGCAAAGAAGATAGAAATTGAGCAATACGAGTTGCAGCCACAAAACATATCGGACAGAGAGATACCGGTGAAAGTTTCCTTTGCAAAGAAAAATCTATGCGGAAGCGACGACAGAGTCGAGCAGGATAAAGAAGTGGAAGATTGTAGCAAGTCATTCATTTCTAAAATCTGCAACTTCCTCTGCAAGAAGTTGAGAAGGAATTCTCTCACgtga